One region of Malania oleifera isolate guangnan ecotype guangnan chromosome 6, ASM2987363v1, whole genome shotgun sequence genomic DNA includes:
- the LOC131157807 gene encoding coatomer subunit beta'-2-like, whose product MVNSLEVAQRPVRSAKFITSQQWIVTGADDGRIRIYNYNTMDKVKEFEAHTDFIRCIVVHPTLSYLLSSSDDQLIKLWDWEKDWACTQVFEGHHHYVMQVAFDPKDTETFASASLDGTVKLWKLSSPTLSGTLEGHSKGVNCVEFFTDEGKPCLISGSDDYTAKVWDCETKICVKTLEGHTNNVTAVCVHPELPILITTSEDETVRVWHATTYELVNTLSYGLRRAWAIGCIKDSHRVVLGYDEGTIVIKVKADL is encoded by the exons ATGGTGAACTCTCTTGAGGTTGCTCAGCGACCTG TTCGGTCAGCGAAATTCATAACGAGCCAACAGTGGATTGTCACGGGAGCCGATGACGGGCGAATTAGAATATACAATTACAACACCATGGACAAGGTTAAAGAATTCGAAGCGCATACAGATTTCATTAGGTGCATAGTTGTCCACCCTACCCTTTCATACCTTCTGTCATCGTCCGATGACCAACTCATCAAGCTCTGGGATTGGGAGAAGGATTGGGCGTGCACTCAAGTCTTCGAGGGACATCACCATTACGTGATGCAAGTGGCGTTCGATCCAAAAGACACTGAAACCTTTGCAAGTGCGTCGCTCGATGGCACGGTTAAG CTATGGAAGCTTAGCTCTCCTACCCTAAGTGGCACATTGGAAGGCCATTCCAAAGGCGTCAACTGCGTTGAGTTCTTCACGGATGAGGGTAAACCATGTCTGATAAGCGGTTCGGATGATTATACTGCTAAGGTGTGGGATTGTGAAACTAAAATTTGTGTCAAGACACTGGAAGGACACACAAACAATGTGACTGCTGTTTGTGTTCATCCCGAACTTCCCATACTAATAACAACATCTGAGGATGAAACGGTTCGCGTGTGGCACGCGACCACTTACGA GCTTGTCAACACATTGAGCTATGGTCTGCGTAGAGCCTGGGCTATTGGGTGCATTAAAGATTCACATCG GGTTGTTCTTGGGTATGATGAAGGAACCATTGTGATAAAAGTAAAGGCTGATCTGTGA